The Daucus carota subsp. sativus chromosome 7, DH1 v3.0, whole genome shotgun sequence genome window below encodes:
- the LOC108194943 gene encoding topless-related protein 4, translating into MASSSARRDQDLAFLVVQFLDEHNFTETARMLEKEGKLYLNMKYVEEAVREGKWKELEDYILCFTKIEDNTFSLQLILEIRRQKYNEALDNAQYANAMEILENELRMFAPYDPDILKETTELRYLNNVRLNKRLRRHCNDTERARCSVFARLQNLIVNNPVLKDKLNYPSLEDSRLKVLMNQSLNWQHTMCKYPKLNPAVSTLYVDHTCGDAVVQSLDDGDFRASANLTPSNTDEREMPNIPDTNEQAQLYCLRLPDPILSQRIDRLTYTNSGDAIVARSCTGVYKFWKWGVANDNPTGKATIRVVPPVFSANFDISLGENVPFVPYFALSKNDGYVASVSEAGKVSLFNCVASAFKIMDTNLSPPPAATSVMFYPEDNNIIIIGKEDGSILIYTVQKDMVIAKIHAHQTRVTGLAYSRALNILVSSAYDAQICAWSRFGWRRQSCKFLDVYGNAVSPGHISVMFHQDQINLLVVHDTCIATLQGPNLEPLNQWIPGQVIKDAAYSSDGQCIYACFLNRHVVVLDSESFEIKFAINPSAYLPSNPSSVVYPSALAANPAKQNQFALGLSDGGVLVLELEEGNNGIDPVARLSLRPATNENLI; encoded by the exons ATGGCTTCGAGTTCCGCCAGAAGAGATCAAGATCTTGCATTTCTAGTCGTTCAGTTCTTGGATGAACACAACTTCACGGAGACCGCCCGGAT GCTGGAGAAGGAAGGGAAACTCTACTTGAACATGAAATACGTTGAAGAAGCAGTAAGAGAAGGGAAATGGAAAGAGCTGGAAGATTATATATTATGCTTTACAAAGATTGAAGACAACACTTTCTCCCTTCAATTGATTTTAGAGATTCGACGGCAAAAATACAATGAAGCTCTTGACAA CGCCCAATATGCAAATGCCATGGAAATTTTGGAAAATGAATTGAGGATGTTTGCTCCATATGATCCGGATATTCTCAAGGAGACCACGGAGCTTAGATATCTGAACAATGTCAG GCTAAACAAAAGGCTTCGAAGACATTGTAATGATACTGAAAGAGCCAGGTGTTCGGTCTTTGCTCGCCTGCAAAATCTGATAGTAAATAATCCAGTGTTGAAGGATAAGCTAAATTATCCAAGCTTGGAGGATTCTCGATTGAAGGTCCTCATGAATCAGAG CTTAAACTGGCAGCACACAATGTGCAAGTATCCCAAGCTGAACCCCGCGGTTAGCACCCTGTATGTTGATCATACCTGTGGAGATGCCGTGGTTCAATCTCTCGAT GATGGAGATTTTCGAGCTTCAGCAAATTTGACTCCCTCTAATACAGATGAGAGGGAAATGCCTAACATTCCTGATACAAATGAACAAGCTCAACTCTATTGTCTAAGGCTTCCTGATCCCATTTTATCACAAAGA ATTGACAGGTTAACTTACACCAACTCAGGAGATGCCATAGTAGCACGGTCTTGTACTGGCGTGTATAAATTCTGGAAATGGGGAGTGGCGAATGATAATCCCACCGGAAAA GCAACTATAAGGGTCGTGCCCCCAGTCTTCTCCGCCAATTTTGATATAAGTCTGGGGGAAAATGTACCTTTTGTCCCCTATTTTGCTCTGTCAAAGAATGATGGTTATGTTGCATCTGTGTCGGAAGCAGGGAAGGTGTCGCTGTTTAACTGCGTGGCATCTGCGTTCAAA ATTATGGATACAAATTTGTCCCCACCCCCTGCTGCAACCTCTGTTATGTTCTACCCTGAGGACAATAACATCATTATCATCGGCAAGGAGGATGGCTCTATTCTAATCTATACTGTTCAGAAAGATATG GTCATAGCCAAGATACATGCTCACCAGACGAGAGTCACAGGCCTTGCCTATTCCAGAGCGTTAAACATCCTTGTATCATCCGCATATGATGCTCAG ATCTGTGCCTGGAGCCGATTTGGATGGAGAAGGCAGTCTTGCAAGTTCCTGGACGTTTATGGAAATGCTGTGTCTCCCGGGCACATTTCTGTCATGTTCCACCAGGATCAAATAAATCTGTTGGTTGTACATGATACTTGTATAGCCACTCTTCAGGGGCCTAACCTCGAGCCCCTCAACCAG TGGATTCCCGGGCAAGTGATCAAGGATGCTGCATATTCATCTGATGGCCAGTGCATATATGCCTGCTTTCTAAACAGGCACGTTGTTGTCTTGGACTCTGAATCATTTGAAATAAAGTTTGCCATCAATCCGAGTGCATATTTACCTTCTAATCCAAG CTCGGTGGTTTATCCTTCTGCTCTTGCGGCTAATCCTGCAAAACAGAATCAGTTTGCTCTGGGGCTCAGCGATGGTGGCGTACTAGTTTTAGAACTTGAGGAGGGGAACAATGGGATTGACCCTGTAGCACGCCTCAGTTTGAGACCAGCAACAAACGAGAACTTAATATGA